The region GAAAATTTATTTACAGCTGGACAAATGAATGGGACTTCCGGATATGAAGAAGCAGCTGGACAAGGAATTATGGCGGGCATCAATGCAGCGCTTAAAGTTCAAGGAAAAGAACCTTTTGTGATGAAGCGCAGCGAAGGATATATCGGAGTGATGATCGATGATTTAGTTACTAAAGGAACAAATGAACCGTACCGCTTATTGACCTCTCGTGCAGAATATCGTTTATTGTTGCGCCATGATAATGCTGATTTCCGCTTAACTGAAATAGGTCATCAGTTAGGCCTTGTTTCACAAGAACGCTATGCTGCTTTTCTTACTAAAAAAGCTCAAGTGGAAGAAGAATTGGAACGTTTAAGACACACTCGTTTAAAACCAACAGAAGAGATCCAAGCATTTTTAGCTGGAAAAAATATTGCTCCATTGAAAGACGGTATTCTAGCACTAGACTTCTTGCGTCGGCCAGAAATCTCGTATTGGGATATTCTCAAGTTTGCACCGCTAGCTGAAAACTTGTCTAGAGAAGTAGAAGAGCAAATTGAAATCCAAGTAAAATATGAAGGCTACATTCAAAAAGCCATTCAAAAAGTAGATAAATTAAAACGGATGGAAAACAAACGCATTCCTGAAAATATCGATTATTCGGCAATAAATGGAATCGCTACTGAAGCAAGACAAAAATTAGCACTGATTCAACCTGAAACGATTGCGCAAGCTAGTCGCGTCAGTGGAGTAAATCCCGCAGATATTTCTGTCTTAATGGTGTATGTTGAACAAGGAAAAATTGCGAAAGTAATGTAATACAAAAAACGTTCCGCTCCTTATTCTTATAAGAATAAGGAGCGGAACGTTTTTTTAGATAATGGTTTAGCCTAAAGCAACGTCTAAAATCATCATGACGGTAAACCCAAGCATTAAGGAGAGCGTAGCAATATCATTATTGCCATTTGTTTGTGATTCAGGAATCAATTGTTCAACAACAACAAAAATCATTGCGCCTGCTGCAAAGGCTAAAGCATAAGGTAAAATAGCGGACATTGAAATAACTGCGAATGCGCCAATAACGGCTGCAATCGGTTCTACTATAGCGGATAACTGTCCTAAGTTAAAAGCTTTCCAGCGGCTGCTTCCAGCTGCTCGAATCGGCATTGACAAAGCAGATCCTTCGGGAATATTTTGAATTCCGATTCCGATAGCCAGTCCGACAGCACTTAAGAAAGCATCGCCATTAGCTATCCCTACAGACGTAGCTCCAAAAGCAACACCAACCGATAAACCTTCCGGAATATTGTGTATCGTAATCGCTAAAAAAAGAAGCATATTTTTTGAAACGCTCGTTTTTGGTCCTTCTGCATGTTCTACTGGCTCTCCCAAATGCAAATGCGGAATAACCACATCAAGCAATCTTAAAAAGAATCCTCCAAATAGAAAGCCGACAGCTGCTGGAACCCAAGACCACAAACCATATCCATTTTGTTCAGCAGAAGAAATAGAA is a window of Carnobacterium mobile DSM 4848 DNA encoding:
- a CDS encoding ZIP family metal transporter, which encodes MVETFQAFHPVLQALIAGLFTWGCTIFGSAFVFLFKEVNRKFLDSMNGFAAGVMIAASFWSLLAPSISSAEQNGYGLWSWVPAAVGFLFGGFFLRLLDVVIPHLHLGEPVEHAEGPKTSVSKNMLLFLAITIHNIPEGLSVGVAFGATSVGIANGDAFLSAVGLAIGIGIQNIPEGSALSMPIRAAGSSRWKAFNLGQLSAIVEPIAAVIGAFAVISMSAILPYALAFAAGAMIFVVVEQLIPESQTNGNNDIATLSLMLGFTVMMILDVALG